A stretch of the Schistocerca serialis cubense isolate TAMUIC-IGC-003099 chromosome 2, iqSchSeri2.2, whole genome shotgun sequence genome encodes the following:
- the LOC126456963 gene encoding phosphatidate cytidylyltransferase, mitochondrial: MMAVNSLAGQPSLYAKILGMFPQNLSFAFAYGSGVMKQSGASRKSKNMIDLIFAVDSSSLWHAENIRRNPKHYSHLKWFGHNFVANFQEHWGARVYFNTLVPVEGEDAVIKYGIISRQAMEADLLDWCDLYVAGRLHKPVVILKQATNSHLRSALHQNLYSAVHAALLILPETFTETDFYRCIAGLSYSGDFRMTFGEDKNKVVNIVAPQVEAFRSLYAPVVKSLQDYMHMPVLMGEGECCCQDISPSARMYHLNQLPRTPQRAVVRFWNTRGTRRLRQDTEDTLRAISHDPECGNVVETCIRNIVWNSSVKQSVKGIATAGLIKSIVYSWKKIKKMLKASSWKSKD, encoded by the coding sequence ATGATGGCTGTGAATTCTCTTGCGGGGCAACCATCCTTATATGCGAAAATCTTGGGGATGTTTCCACAGAACCTGTCGTTCGCATTTGCTTATGGTTCAGGCGTTATGAAGCAAAGTGGAGCCAGTCGCAAGTCAAAAAATATGATTGATCTTATTTTTGCTGTGGATAGTTCATCCCTTTGGCATGCAGAAAATATACGAAGAAACCCGAAACATTATTCTCATTTAAAGTGGTTCGGACACAATTTTGTCGCGAATTTCCAAGAACACTGGGGAGCTAGGGTGTATTTCAATACTTTAGTGCCAGTAGAAGGTGAAGATGCAGTGATAAAGTATGGTATTATATCTCGTCAAGCAATGGAAGCTGACTTGTTGGACTGGTGTGATTTGTATGTTGCAGGACGCCTCCATAAGCCAGTTGTAATACTAAAACAAGCTACAAACTCCCATTTGCGCTCAGCATTGCATCAAAATCTGTACAGTGCTGTCCACGCTGCTTTACTCATTCTTCCAGAAACGTTTACGGAAACTGATTTTTATCGGTGTATTGCTGGATTGTCGTATTCTGGTGACTTTCGTATGACATTTGGGGAAGACAAGAATAAAGTTGTCAACATAGTTGCCCCGCAAGTGGAAGCTTTCAGGAGTCTTTATGCACCTGTTGTAAAATCCCTTCAAGATTACATGCACATGCCAGTTCTAATGGGTGAAGGCGAATGCTGTTGCCAGGATATTAGCCCAAGTGCCCGAATGTATCATCTTAATCAGCTTCCCAGAACGCCCCAAAGAGCAGTAGTGAGATTTTGGAATACTAGGGGTACACGCCGCCTTCGTCAAGATACCGAAGATACTTTAAGAGCCATTTCTCATGACCCTGAATGTGGGAACGTAGTAGAAACATGCATACGGAACATTGTATGGAATTccagtgtaaaacaaagtgtaaagGGCATTGCTACAGCAGGTCTAATAAAATCCATCGTTTAcagttggaaaaaaattaaaaagatgttGAAGGCAAGTTCTTGGAAGTCTAAGGATTAA